ACTGGGATCTAGAAGAACCTTCGCTACCTTGAGCCTCACGTATCTTGTCACCATGTGCAGCACCTCGAGGCTACCACTTCGATCGCAATGGTTCAGATTCGCGCCGACCTCTGCTAGCAACTTCATGCAGGGCTTTGAGCCGAGTCCTGCGACAAAGAAGAGCATGGTGCAACCATCGGTATCGATGTTGTGGCCATCGTTGACTCCGAGATGAGTCCAACAACAAAGAGGTACTCCATTCTGGTGGCACTGTCCAAGGCTCTGCTTCCGGTGATGCCTTTGACTTCGCCGTAGGACTCATCTTCGATGTCTTTGGAAGTTGTTGTTGCTTCctgctgttgttggttttggaAAATGGCGGTGATGACACGAAAGCGTGTGGGTTTGTGGCTAGTGGTGAGAAATGGTCGATGGTGGGGAGGGAAGAGGTGTTTGGGATTTGGAGAGAGTTTAGTTAAGAGGTGTTTGGGGTTGGACTTTGGCACATCCGGTGCCAAGTTTGCCATCATTGACAAAGATGGGACAATTCAAGCTGAGGCTAAAAGAAAGTGCCCTTTCTACTTGAtaagtaatataattttattttccttttttaataaaagatgtGTGCAATTAGTAATTTAACGCTACTATTGCTATTAGTTTAGTAAGCTAAGGTTTCTGTTTTTCTTGTCTTAGAAAGAGTGGACAGTGACATGATTGGGTACGCTCGTGGAAGGAGACAATGTTTTCTCTACTTCAAGATGTCCAACTTCACCTTTCCAAACACGTTGTCTCCATTTCTATTGATGAGACTTTTGCAACTACTATCATTGTCGATAGGTGGATCgattttttgtttcatattttaatctttctattaattaaaaattaagattattGTGTATTTGAATTCTGAAGTAGGAATATGAATCTGATGTTGTAGTGACATGGGAGAACCGTTGTGGAGACCTTTACTTCACCATTGTGTTTTTCAGTGCTAGGAGGTTTATGTGTTTGTGTTGCAATTTTGAcctttgttttatgttttgttgcaGGTTGGCTATGATCCTAAGGTGGACTCACATCCTTCATCGCTAGTATCTCAACTCATATCCTGAGGTTGTTGCTCTTGGAACTCCAATTGCTTGTTTAAAGGAGGAAATTGGAAATAAATATGGTATGTTCTGCTTTCTTAATACTTGTTTGCAATTGTAATGAGAATCTGTATACttgaaattacaaatttttaatattgggAATTTGTTTCATTCAGACACATGTACACACACGTGTGATCAATTGCACATGGGATAGTTTTGTGCAGACTCAGCAGTCAACAAACATGCTAGTAACCTATACATTTTATTGATGAAATTGGAAtgaaattttagttaataattgacaaaatttagaaaatgaagtgtaaaaaaaa
This region of Glycine max cultivar Williams 82 chromosome 7, Glycine_max_v4.0, whole genome shotgun sequence genomic DNA includes:
- the LOC102670121 gene encoding uncharacterized protein, which produces MSLEVVVASCCCWFWKMAVMTRKRVGLWLVVRNGRWWGGKRCLGFGESLVKRCLGLDFGTSGAKFAIIDKDGTIQAEAKRKCPFYLIKRVDSDMIGYARGRRQCFLYFKMSNFTFPNTLSPFLLMRLLQLLSLSIGWL